The Oceanisphaera avium genome includes a region encoding these proteins:
- a CDS encoding CsbD family protein, producing MNWDIAEGNWKQFKGKVKTQWGKLTDDQLDQISGKRQELSGRIQEAYGVSKDEAEKQIKEFEDRNRDL from the coding sequence ATGAATTGGGATATTGCAGAAGGTAATTGGAAACAATTTAAAGGTAAGGTAAAAACACAGTGGGGCAAATTAACTGACGACCAGCTGGATCAAATTTCAGGCAAGCGCCAAGAATTATCAGGGCGTATTCAAGAAGCCTACGGCGTAAGTAAAGACGAAGCTGAAAAACAAATTAAAGAGTTTGAAGACCGTAATCGCGATTTGTAA
- the nth gene encoding endonuclease III: protein MNKDKRRQILERLRENNPNPTTELNFANPFELLIAVLLSAQATDVSVNKATIGLFAAGPTPAAMLALGVDGVKEHIKTIGLFNTKAVNVIKTCAMLVELHNSVVPESREALEALPGVGRKTANVVLNTAFGWPTIAVDTHIFRVANRTGFAKGKTVDQVEQGLLKWVPAEFKLDVHHWFILHGRYTCIARKPRCGSCIIEDLCEFKEKTEI, encoded by the coding sequence ATGAATAAAGATAAGCGGCGCCAAATTTTAGAGCGGCTGCGAGAAAATAATCCTAACCCCACTACTGAGCTTAATTTTGCTAATCCGTTTGAGTTATTGATTGCGGTTTTGCTCTCGGCACAAGCGACCGATGTTAGTGTAAATAAAGCCACCATAGGTTTATTTGCCGCCGGCCCTACACCCGCAGCCATGCTAGCTTTGGGTGTGGATGGTGTAAAAGAGCACATTAAAACCATTGGCTTATTTAATACTAAAGCGGTTAATGTCATTAAAACCTGCGCCATGTTAGTTGAGCTACATAACAGTGTGGTACCAGAAAGCCGTGAAGCATTAGAAGCATTGCCCGGTGTTGGCAGAAAAACAGCAAACGTGGTGCTTAATACCGCCTTTGGCTGGCCTACCATTGCCGTAGATACTCATATATTTAGAGTGGCTAATCGCACCGGCTTTGCTAAAGGTAAAACCGTCGATCAGGTTGAACAAGGCTTATTAAAGTGGGTACCGGCTGAGTTTAAGCTCGATGTCCATCATTGGTTTATTTTACATGGCCGCTACACCTGCATTGCCCGCAAACCTCGTTGTGGCTCTTGTATTATCGAAGACTTATGCGAATTTAAAGAAAAAACAGAAATTTAA
- a CDS encoding electron transport complex subunit E has protein sequence MNEQYKDLMRQGLWSNNPALVQILGLCPVLAVTSTVTNAMGLGLATLLVLVCSNTSVSLVRKWVPNEIRIPIYVMIIASLVTCVQLLMNAYTYGVYQSLGIFIPLIVTNCVIIGRAEAFASKNSAPLAALDGLMMGLGFTCVLLVLGGLRELLGQGTLFDGAELLLGEWATVLRMDILHLDNGFLLAILPPGAFIGLGLLVASKNWLDTKLAAKVAPPAKTEVTRARVTSL, from the coding sequence ATGAACGAACAATATAAAGACCTCATGCGCCAAGGGCTGTGGAGCAATAACCCAGCGCTAGTACAAATTTTAGGCTTGTGCCCAGTGTTGGCCGTTACCAGTACCGTGACCAACGCCATGGGGTTAGGATTGGCGACGCTATTAGTATTAGTGTGCTCTAATACCAGCGTATCGTTGGTGCGAAAATGGGTGCCGAATGAAATACGTATTCCCATTTATGTCATGATTATTGCCAGCCTCGTTACCTGCGTACAGTTACTTATGAACGCTTATACTTACGGCGTATATCAATCACTGGGGATTTTTATTCCGCTTATTGTGACCAATTGCGTCATTATTGGCCGAGCCGAGGCTTTTGCCTCTAAAAATAGCGCCCCCTTAGCGGCACTGGATGGCTTAATGATGGGCCTAGGTTTTACCTGTGTATTATTAGTATTAGGTGGCCTTCGCGAGCTTTTAGGCCAAGGTACCCTATTTGATGGTGCCGAATTATTACTAGGCGAGTGGGCCACTGTGCTACGTATGGATATTTTGCATTTAGATAATGGCTTTTTACTGGCCATTTTGCCACCCGGCGCCTTTATTGGCCTAGGGTTATTAGTGGCCAGCAAAAACTGGCTAGACACTAAATTAGCTGCTAAAGTAGCGCCCCCAGCTAAAACTGAAGTCACCCGAGCACGCGTTACCTCTTTATAA
- the rsxG gene encoding electron transport complex subunit RsxG codes for MLEMMRKNALTLAIFALVCTAVVALTHRLTQGTIIEQEQAQLLRVLDELLPESNHDEPLFAHCVMVTNPQFLGSKQALPVFTAVKGGEAQGYAIEAIAPDGYSGDIKLIVGVKTDGTLNGVRVLTHNETPGLGDKIELKRSPWILSFNGKSMTDEKDTRWAVRNDGGQFDAFTGATITPRAVVKAVRKVLLLVQQHPELLTQAPACGDSL; via the coding sequence ATGCTAGAGATGATGCGTAAAAATGCCCTCACGCTCGCCATCTTTGCGCTGGTGTGCACGGCGGTGGTCGCTCTCACGCACCGCTTAACGCAAGGCACCATTATAGAGCAAGAGCAGGCGCAATTACTGCGGGTGTTGGATGAGCTCTTGCCAGAAAGCAACCATGATGAGCCCTTATTCGCCCACTGTGTGATGGTCACTAACCCACAGTTTTTGGGCAGCAAACAAGCACTGCCGGTTTTTACCGCAGTTAAGGGCGGCGAAGCTCAAGGCTATGCAATTGAAGCCATAGCGCCTGATGGCTATAGCGGCGATATTAAGTTAATTGTGGGTGTCAAAACCGATGGCACTCTTAATGGCGTACGCGTACTCACGCATAATGAAACGCCAGGGCTTGGTGATAAAATTGAGCTTAAACGCTCACCGTGGATTTTAAGCTTTAATGGTAAGTCCATGACCGATGAAAAAGATACCCGCTGGGCGGTGCGTAACGACGGCGGTCAGTTTGATGCTTTTACCGGCGCGACTATTACTCCCAGAGCGGTAGTAAAAGCGGTGCGTAAAGTGTTGTTATTAGTGCAACAACATCCCGAACTCTTAACCCAAGCGCCAGCTTGTGGAGACAGTTTATGA
- the rsxD gene encoding electron transport complex subunit RsxD, which translates to MAFTVSSSPHDRIPLDTPTLMRRVCYCLLPGIAAQWWFFGSGSLVQILLAVLTAYGAEALVLKLRARSLHPLTDNSALLSALLIGIAVPPLAPWWLVVIGTGFAIIVAKQLYGGIGQNLFNPAMVAYVLLLVSFPVQMTSWLPPLELQPYPVSMADSVSAIFTGFTLDGFSPHQLRELADGTTLATPLDTLKTGFTQGNTANEILANPIFAGLAGMGWQWVNLAYLAGGLLMLRLRLISWTIPLAILLSLFVASLVGFLMAPDGTAGPTLHLLSGATMLGAFFIATDPVSAATTFKGRLVYGALIGLLIYLIRTFGGYPDAIAFAVLLANLCVPMIDALTKPTTYGAAR; encoded by the coding sequence ATGGCGTTTACAGTTAGCAGCTCCCCACACGATCGTATTCCTTTAGATACGCCCACGCTGATGCGCCGCGTGTGTTATTGCTTATTGCCAGGTATCGCTGCGCAGTGGTGGTTTTTTGGCTCAGGCAGCTTAGTGCAAATCTTATTAGCTGTGCTCACCGCCTATGGCGCAGAAGCCTTAGTGTTAAAACTGCGCGCGCGAAGCTTGCATCCGCTTACCGATAATTCAGCGCTGTTAAGTGCTTTATTAATTGGCATTGCAGTACCGCCACTAGCTCCTTGGTGGTTGGTGGTGATTGGTACCGGCTTTGCCATTATTGTGGCAAAACAGCTTTATGGCGGCATAGGTCAAAATTTATTTAACCCTGCTATGGTCGCTTATGTCTTACTGTTAGTGTCTTTCCCAGTACAAATGACGAGCTGGTTACCGCCGCTGGAGTTACAACCTTACCCGGTAAGTATGGCCGATAGTGTATCCGCTATTTTCACCGGTTTTACGCTCGATGGCTTTAGTCCTCATCAGTTACGAGAGCTGGCCGATGGCACTACCTTAGCCACTCCGCTCGACACCCTAAAAACTGGCTTTACCCAAGGTAATACCGCCAATGAAATCTTAGCCAATCCGATTTTTGCCGGCCTGGCGGGCATGGGTTGGCAGTGGGTTAACTTGGCTTACTTAGCCGGTGGCTTGCTTATGCTAAGACTGCGCCTGATCAGCTGGACAATTCCGCTAGCTATCTTATTAAGCCTATTTGTAGCCAGTTTAGTGGGCTTTTTAATGGCCCCCGATGGGACTGCTGGCCCTACGCTGCACTTGTTATCGGGAGCCACTATGTTGGGGGCATTTTTTATTGCCACCGACCCAGTCTCTGCCGCCACTACATTTAAAGGCCGCTTAGTGTATGGCGCTTTAATTGGCTTATTAATTTATCTTATTCGCACTTTTGGTGGTTATCCCGATGCCATCGCTTTTGCCGTGCTGTTAGCCAACCTTTGTGTGCCCATGATTGATGCGCTGACTAAACCCACTACCTATGGAGCCGCGCGCTAA
- the rsxC gene encoding electron transport complex subunit RsxC, translated as MAWLENLKAGQLHTFHGGIHPPQRKAPANLTPISDAGLPEELVLQVRQHIGQAAQIQVTVGEQVLKGQTLSESLNPMMVAVHAPTSGTIVAIEDRPLCHPSGLSGLCIVLKPDGQDTWRERFPVSDYSLLEPQALLARIHQAGITGLGGAGFPTHVKLAASQVASHAKDKPTRQQPIETLIINGVECEPYISADDRLMREHSPEILQGVDILRHIVKPTLTIIAVEDNKPEAIAALKAANSDDNLLIVAVPTKYPSGGQKQLIEILTGLQVPHKGLSSDLGIVMLNVGTVFAVQQAIIEDEPLIRRVVTMAGNTFEHPGNAWVYIGTPIRYLLTRYGLKPEPEQRIIIGGPMMGFTLHTAQAPIIKGCNCILAPSMVELSPPVDEMACIRCSKCADACPVSLLPQQLYWYARSEEHEKLESHNLFDCIECGACAYVCPSNIPLVQYYRVAKADIRQAHQEAEQAERAKERFEARQARLNLEKEERQARQAKAAAERKARMAEQTAKTGEDPVAAALARVKARQAAETPPEDMAAARAARKEEARRNRALKAAQGSAMTGDEAAASDAPQAAGKNPAVAAAIARAKARKAAQTEPDTQQAELENPGSESSTRHNSDSKKAAIQAAVARAKARKAAQAEPLDAAHLKQSSGEQDAAQPALDQAPARKKQVDHKKAAIKAAVARAKAKQEAELKAAMAALNSPAQTKPEKEVTATLTPTDSGQPSTDKQAAIKAAVARAKAKKLAQASAAEHVEPTPADKPTQNSESTDAAANKQAAIKAAVARAKAKKLAQAPAAEHVEPPPADEPTQTSESTDAAANKQAAIKAAVARAKARKAAQQSSPTSDKEEQS; from the coding sequence ATGGCGTGGTTAGAAAATTTAAAAGCGGGCCAGTTGCACACCTTTCATGGCGGTATCCATCCGCCACAGCGCAAGGCGCCTGCTAATCTCACGCCCATTAGTGACGCTGGCCTACCTGAGGAATTAGTACTACAAGTACGTCAACACATAGGCCAAGCCGCGCAAATACAAGTCACTGTTGGCGAACAGGTACTTAAAGGTCAAACCTTAAGTGAGTCGCTTAATCCGATGATGGTAGCCGTTCACGCACCGACTTCGGGCACGATTGTAGCGATTGAAGACCGCCCCTTATGCCATCCCTCTGGTTTAAGTGGTTTATGCATAGTGCTAAAACCTGATGGCCAAGATACCTGGCGCGAGCGTTTTCCTGTTAGCGACTATAGCTTGCTTGAACCTCAAGCTTTGCTAGCACGCATTCATCAAGCGGGCATCACAGGTTTAGGCGGCGCCGGCTTTCCTACCCATGTGAAACTTGCAGCCAGCCAAGTGGCAAGCCACGCTAAAGATAAACCGACGCGCCAGCAGCCCATAGAAACTTTAATTATTAACGGCGTAGAGTGTGAGCCCTATATCAGTGCCGATGATCGCCTCATGCGCGAGCACTCGCCAGAAATTTTGCAGGGCGTGGATATCTTGCGCCATATTGTAAAACCAACGCTCACCATCATCGCCGTTGAAGATAATAAGCCTGAAGCCATTGCCGCCCTAAAAGCCGCTAACAGCGATGACAACTTGCTTATTGTGGCCGTACCCACCAAGTACCCCTCTGGCGGACAAAAACAATTAATTGAAATACTGACCGGCTTACAAGTCCCCCATAAAGGTTTGTCGTCAGACTTAGGCATCGTGATGCTAAACGTCGGCACCGTGTTTGCCGTACAACAAGCCATTATTGAAGATGAGCCCTTGATCCGCCGTGTGGTCACTATGGCGGGTAATACCTTTGAACATCCAGGTAATGCCTGGGTGTATATAGGTACGCCTATTCGTTATTTGCTAACACGTTATGGCCTTAAGCCCGAGCCTGAGCAGCGCATTATTATTGGCGGACCCATGATGGGCTTTACTCTACACACCGCCCAAGCGCCCATTATTAAAGGCTGTAACTGCATTTTAGCGCCGTCAATGGTGGAGCTATCACCGCCTGTGGATGAAATGGCCTGCATTCGCTGTAGTAAATGTGCCGATGCTTGCCCGGTGAGTTTATTACCCCAGCAGCTCTACTGGTATGCGCGCAGCGAAGAGCATGAAAAGCTGGAAAGCCATAATTTATTTGACTGTATTGAGTGCGGCGCCTGTGCTTATGTCTGCCCCAGTAATATTCCACTGGTGCAATATTATCGGGTCGCAAAAGCCGATATTCGCCAAGCTCACCAAGAAGCTGAGCAAGCGGAGCGCGCTAAGGAGCGCTTTGAAGCTCGCCAAGCCCGTTTAAACTTAGAAAAAGAAGAGCGCCAAGCGCGCCAAGCTAAAGCTGCCGCCGAGCGCAAGGCGCGCATGGCAGAACAAACCGCTAAAACCGGTGAAGATCCGGTGGCCGCCGCCCTCGCCCGAGTCAAAGCTCGCCAAGCCGCCGAGACGCCACCAGAAGATATGGCCGCCGCGCGCGCCGCGCGTAAAGAAGAAGCCAGGCGCAATCGCGCGCTAAAAGCGGCACAAGGCTCAGCTATGACTGGCGATGAAGCCGCCGCTAGCGATGCGCCCCAAGCTGCGGGGAAAAATCCGGCCGTCGCCGCCGCCATTGCCCGCGCCAAGGCGCGTAAAGCAGCCCAAACCGAGCCCGACACTCAGCAGGCTGAGTTAGAAAACCCAGGCTCTGAGTCAAGCACTCGCCATAATTCAGACAGTAAAAAAGCCGCCATTCAAGCCGCCGTTGCACGCGCTAAAGCGCGCAAGGCAGCGCAAGCTGAGCCCTTAGACGCCGCTCACCTTAAGCAAAGCAGTGGCGAACAAGACGCAGCGCAGCCCGCGCTAGATCAAGCGCCAGCGCGCAAAAAACAAGTGGATCATAAAAAAGCGGCCATTAAAGCGGCCGTGGCTCGGGCTAAAGCAAAACAAGAAGCCGAATTAAAAGCCGCCATGGCCGCGCTTAACTCGCCGGCGCAAACTAAGCCTGAAAAAGAGGTCACCGCCACGCTCACCCCAACAGACAGTGGGCAGCCAAGTACCGATAAACAAGCCGCCATTAAAGCGGCCGTTGCTCGTGCTAAAGCGAAAAAACTAGCCCAAGCATCCGCAGCCGAGCACGTTGAACCCACGCCAGCCGATAAGCCTACACAAAACAGTGAGTCCACAGATGCCGCGGCTAACAAACAAGCCGCCATTAAAGCTGCCGTTGCTCGTGCTAAAGCGAAAAAACTAGCCCAAGCCCCCGCAGCCGAGCACGTTGAACCCCCGCCAGCCGATGAGCCTACACAAACCAGTGAGTCCACAGATGCCGCGGCTAACAAACAAGCCGCCATTAAGGCGGCAGTGGCACGCGCTAAAGCCCGTAAGGCAGCCCAGCAGTCTAGCCCCACCTCAGATAAAGAAGAGCAGTCATAA
- the rsxB gene encoding electron transport complex subunit RsxB, whose translation MSNILIAIAVLALLALIFGLILGFAAIKFKVESDPIVEQLDELLPQTQCGQCGYPGCRPYAQAVADGDDINKCVPGGDATMRKIADLMGVEPQAMGAEAAAPEKRVAFIHEDMCIGCTKCIAACPVDAIVGATKALHTVIVDECTGCDLCVDPCPTDCIEMVPISVTTDNWKWQLQPIDIKQVD comes from the coding sequence ATGAGTAATATCTTAATCGCCATTGCCGTATTGGCGCTATTGGCGCTCATTTTTGGCTTAATTTTAGGCTTTGCCGCTATTAAATTTAAGGTGGAGTCAGATCCTATCGTTGAACAGCTTGATGAGCTGTTACCACAAACTCAATGTGGGCAATGCGGATATCCAGGCTGTCGGCCCTATGCCCAAGCGGTCGCGGATGGCGATGACATTAATAAATGCGTGCCGGGTGGCGATGCCACTATGCGAAAAATTGCCGACTTAATGGGCGTTGAGCCGCAGGCCATGGGCGCCGAAGCCGCAGCTCCGGAAAAGCGGGTGGCCTTTATCCATGAAGACATGTGCATTGGCTGCACAAAATGCATTGCCGCCTGTCCGGTCGATGCCATAGTGGGGGCCACTAAAGCGCTGCACACTGTGATTGTCGATGAATGCACAGGCTGCGATTTATGTGTGGATCCCTGCCCTACCGATTGTATCGAAATGGTGCCCATTAGTGTGACCACAGATAACTGGAAATGGCAGCTCCAACCCATTGATATCAAGCAGGTAGATTAA
- the rsxA gene encoding electron transport complex subunit RsxA — protein sequence MSEYLLLFVGTVLVNNFVLVKFLGLCPFMGVSGKLETAIGMGMATTFVLTLAAACSYLVNQYILLPLELTYLRTLSFILVIAVVVQFTEMVVHKTSPTLYRLLGIFLPLITTNCAVLGVALLNINEQHNFMQSLIYGFGAALGFSLVLVLFAAMRERLAGADVPAPFKGAALAMITAGLMSLAFMGFTGLVKL from the coding sequence ATGTCTGAATACTTGTTGCTATTTGTCGGCACCGTGCTGGTCAACAACTTCGTATTAGTGAAGTTTTTAGGCTTATGCCCCTTTATGGGCGTGTCCGGCAAGTTAGAAACCGCCATCGGAATGGGGATGGCCACTACCTTCGTGCTTACGCTCGCAGCCGCCTGCTCTTATCTGGTAAACCAATATATTTTATTGCCCCTTGAGCTCACTTATCTGCGCACTTTATCTTTTATTTTAGTGATTGCGGTGGTGGTGCAGTTCACTGAAATGGTGGTGCATAAAACCAGCCCCACGCTTTATCGCCTGCTCGGTATTTTCTTACCACTGATCACCACCAACTGTGCGGTGCTTGGTGTGGCCCTGCTCAATATCAATGAGCAGCATAACTTTATGCAAAGCTTGATTTATGGCTTTGGCGCCGCCTTAGGCTTTTCCTTAGTGCTGGTGTTATTTGCCGCTATGCGTGAGCGACTTGCCGGCGCCGATGTGCCCGCGCCCTTTAAAGGTGCGGCGCTGGCCATGATCACCGCCGGCCTAATGTCTCTGGCCTTTATGGGCTTTACCGGCTTGGTGAAGTTGTAA
- the pfkA gene encoding 6-phosphofructokinase, protein MIKRIGVLTSGGDAPGMNAAIRAVVRAGLHHKLEVFGIQNGYKGLFNNEIRPLDRYSVSDVITRGGTFLGSARFPEFKEESVRQTAVENLKHHGIDALVVIGGDGSYMGAMSLTELGFPCIGIPCTIDNDIAGTDFTIGFDTALNVAVEAIDRLRDTCSSHNRISVVEIMGRHCGDLTSSAAVAGGAEYVIVPEVPYDQGELIGQIFEGVAKGKKHAIVAICENMCDANRLAYDIQAATGRDTRATILGHIQRGGTPTAVDRIIASRMGARAVELLLEGYGGRCVGLQSNAIVHHDIIDCIKHLKRPFNEELYQLSNVLF, encoded by the coding sequence ATGATTAAACGCATTGGCGTATTAACCAGTGGTGGCGATGCGCCTGGCATGAACGCGGCGATCCGCGCCGTGGTGCGAGCCGGCTTACACCATAAACTGGAAGTATTTGGTATTCAAAATGGCTATAAAGGCTTATTTAATAACGAAATACGCCCCCTTGATCGCTATTCGGTATCAGATGTCATTACCCGTGGCGGGACTTTTTTAGGCTCGGCGCGCTTTCCTGAGTTTAAAGAAGAAAGTGTGCGCCAAACAGCGGTGGAAAATCTTAAACACCATGGCATTGATGCCCTAGTGGTAATAGGGGGCGATGGCTCTTATATGGGCGCCATGAGCCTCACTGAGCTTGGCTTTCCTTGTATTGGCATTCCTTGCACTATAGATAACGACATTGCCGGCACAGATTTTACCATTGGTTTTGATACGGCACTGAATGTGGCAGTAGAGGCCATTGATCGACTGCGTGATACCTGTAGCTCGCATAATCGTATTTCGGTGGTGGAAATTATGGGCCGCCACTGTGGAGATCTGACTTCGTCAGCCGCCGTGGCAGGGGGTGCCGAATACGTGATAGTGCCGGAGGTCCCCTACGATCAAGGCGAGCTTATTGGGCAAATTTTTGAAGGGGTGGCTAAGGGTAAAAAACATGCCATCGTCGCCATTTGTGAAAATATGTGCGATGCCAATCGTCTGGCCTATGATATTCAAGCCGCGACTGGGCGTGACACTCGCGCCACTATTTTAGGGCATATTCAACGTGGCGGTACCCCTACGGCCGTGGATCGAATTATAGCCAGTCGCATGGGTGCTCGCGCAGTAGAGTTATTATTAGAAGGCTATGGTGGGCGCTGTGTGGGCTTACAAAGTAATGCCATTGTGCATCACGATATCATTGACTGTATTAAGCACTTAAAGCGCCCCTTTAATGAAGAGCTGTATCAGCTTTCGAATGTCTTGTTCTAG
- the tpiA gene encoding triose-phosphate isomerase: MTQNTRQTLVMGNWKLNGSKTMVAELIKALKVPATECPTVAVAICPPVLFLGQAQTLLADSAIILGAQDASLNTEGAYTGENSARMYSEFDVQYVLVGHSERRTLHQEDDALVAEKFAVIQQAGLTPVLCIGETNEQFEAKETQAVVERQLQAVIDKCGITALNKAVIAYEPVWAIGTGKTATPEIAQQVHADIRAFLANSDAEIANKVQILYGGSVKGASAAGLFAMPDIDGALVGGAALNADEFAAIIQAGA; encoded by the coding sequence ATGACACAGAACACACGCCAAACCTTAGTGATGGGTAATTGGAAGCTAAATGGTAGTAAAACCATGGTAGCTGAGCTGATTAAAGCGTTAAAAGTGCCTGCCACCGAATGCCCCACGGTCGCCGTTGCCATTTGTCCGCCTGTGTTATTTTTAGGCCAAGCACAAACGCTATTAGCTGACAGTGCCATTATTTTGGGCGCACAAGATGCCAGCTTAAATACCGAAGGCGCCTATACCGGCGAAAACTCGGCCCGCATGTACAGCGAGTTTGATGTGCAATATGTGTTAGTGGGCCACAGTGAGCGGCGCACTCTTCATCAAGAAGATGATGCCTTAGTAGCCGAAAAATTTGCCGTTATTCAACAAGCGGGCTTAACGCCAGTATTATGCATTGGCGAAACCAATGAGCAGTTTGAAGCTAAAGAAACCCAAGCCGTGGTTGAGCGCCAGCTTCAGGCGGTCATCGATAAATGTGGCATTACCGCTTTGAATAAAGCGGTGATTGCTTATGAGCCAGTGTGGGCCATTGGCACCGGTAAAACCGCCACCCCCGAGATAGCACAGCAAGTGCATGCCGATATTCGCGCTTTTTTAGCTAACAGTGATGCTGAAATTGCGAACAAGGTGCAAATTCTTTATGGCGGCTCCGTTAAAGGCGCCAGTGCCGCTGGCTTATTTGCTATGCCCGACATCGACGGTGCACTAGTGGGCGGTGCCGCCTTAAATGCAGACGAATTCGCCGCTATTATTCAAGCGGGTGCTTAA
- the elyC gene encoding envelope biogenesis factor ElyC — MVFLAKKWLGTGLLPLPLLLIVALLGAVFFFFKAKRTGLTLMTLAAMSVCLLSTRPVANALIRPLESTYPPYLVTPDSQAIQDIIVLGAAQVANTNLPLLSQLGNAGLARISEGIYLALAFPEARLIVSGYAGGEGRSSAELYSAVAQQFGIAPERIMALPKPKDTAEEAVAIAPLINNRRALLVTSASHMPRSMSLFNAQGAHPIAAPVGHLAKESNATLPLYTYLPSSHYLARSETAWHEYLGLLWQQLKPSAERPVPSS, encoded by the coding sequence ATGGTTTTTTTGGCAAAAAAATGGCTGGGAACGGGCTTATTGCCGCTGCCCTTATTGTTAATAGTAGCGTTATTAGGCGCGGTGTTTTTCTTTTTTAAAGCTAAGCGCACGGGCCTCACACTCATGACCCTCGCTGCGATGAGTGTGTGTTTACTCTCTACCCGCCCGGTGGCCAATGCCTTAATTCGCCCTCTTGAGAGCACTTATCCTCCTTATTTAGTGACGCCAGACTCCCAAGCCATACAAGATATTATTGTACTGGGCGCCGCCCAAGTAGCGAACACTAACTTGCCGCTATTAAGTCAGTTAGGGAATGCGGGATTAGCGCGCATTAGTGAGGGTATTTACTTAGCGCTCGCTTTTCCAGAGGCGCGTTTAATTGTGAGCGGCTATGCCGGTGGCGAGGGGCGCAGCAGTGCCGAGCTTTATAGTGCAGTGGCCCAGCAATTTGGTATAGCGCCTGAGCGCATAATGGCGCTGCCTAAGCCCAAAGATACCGCTGAAGAAGCGGTAGCAATCGCACCATTAATTAATAATCGCCGTGCGTTATTAGTTACTTCCGCTAGCCATATGCCGCGCAGCATGAGCTTATTTAACGCCCAAGGTGCGCATCCCATCGCCGCTCCTGTTGGTCATTTAGCCAAAGAAAGTAACGCCACCTTGCCCCTGTATACCTATTTGCCCAGTAGCCATTATCTAGCCCGAAGTGAAACGGCTTGGCATGAGTATTTAGGACTGTTATGGCAACAACTTAAACCCAGTGCCGAGCGCCCGGTGCCAAGCTCTTAG
- a CDS encoding methyltransferase domain-containing protein → MHTTSKLNTNFDGRAAVFARNIYGTTKGRIRLAVVERDLKALLASLPAHKKLRILDAGGGFGPLSQDLAALGHEVVLCDLSADMLELAHQQVSDKGLLKQFSFIHGPIQDLKVAELGQFDIILCHAVLEWVEQQAQLLACLAALLVENGHLSLMFYNRDGLMYHSLVMGHFDYVYADLVKKRRQKLTPNWPCRPQQVNDWLGALGLVITDCSGVRVFHDYMVAKHIRLEQADEVIAMELAHAKQAPFMHLGRYLHLVAKKTVPGSPLKEKESNT, encoded by the coding sequence GTGCACACCACTTCCAAACTTAATACTAACTTCGATGGCCGAGCGGCAGTCTTTGCCCGCAATATCTATGGCACCACTAAAGGGCGCATTCGCCTTGCGGTAGTAGAGCGCGATCTTAAGGCGCTGTTGGCGAGCCTTCCAGCCCATAAAAAGTTGCGTATTTTAGACGCCGGCGGTGGCTTTGGCCCGTTATCGCAAGACTTGGCCGCATTAGGTCATGAGGTGGTGTTGTGTGACTTATCCGCAGATATGCTGGAGTTAGCGCACCAGCAGGTGAGTGACAAGGGGTTACTTAAGCAGTTTTCTTTTATTCATGGTCCCATTCAAGATTTAAAAGTAGCTGAGCTTGGTCAGTTTGATATTATTTTATGCCACGCGGTGTTGGAGTGGGTGGAGCAGCAAGCGCAATTACTCGCCTGTTTAGCCGCCTTGCTGGTGGAAAACGGCCATTTATCATTAATGTTTTATAACCGCGACGGCCTTATGTATCACAGCTTAGTTATGGGGCATTTTGATTACGTCTACGCTGATTTAGTCAAAAAGCGACGCCAAAAACTCACTCCTAACTGGCCCTGTCGCCCACAGCAAGTGAATGACTGGCTAGGTGCCCTGGGGCTTGTTATAACTGACTGCAGTGGCGTGCGGGTATTTCACGATTATATGGTGGCCAAGCACATTCGCCTAGAACAAGCCGATGAAGTGATAGCCATGGAATTAGCCCATGCCAAGCAAGCGCCTTTTATGCATTTAGGGCGCTACCTGCATTTAGTGGCAAAAAAGACAGTGCCCGGCTCACCGCTAAAAGAGAAAGAGAGCAACACATGA